The sequence GCTCTACAGAAGTATCATGTTCGGAATATTTATAAGTATTTGTAAGCAATTCTTGGAGAATGCGGTCGAAACTTTCAACTTCGGTTTGCAGTTTCAGCGGTTCTGGGGGTAACTCTAACGAAATACTCAATCCTTTTTCTGCTAGTTTTTTATCAAAATTAGCTACTGTTTCTTGAATTTTTGTATTTAAATCGATTGTTTCAAACTGCGGACGTTCTTGATGAGTTTCTAATTTTTGGAGAGTAAGCAAGTCATTAATTAAATTAATTTCTTTAGTACATTCCTGTTCGAGGATATCTAAATATCTTGCTTGCCTTACCTCATCAATCTGGGGTTGGCGTAAATTACGTAGCGCCATACGCATATTGGTAAGAGGATAGCGCAAACGGTCGCTCATGTTGCTCAAAAACTCATCTTTAAGTTCGTTAAGTTCGCGCAACTGCTCGACGTATTGTCGTGTTCTCTCATACAACTTGGCTTGAACTTCCAAACTGCGTTGTAGTTGAGCCGTGCGCTCGTCTACAAGGGTTTGTACTTGCTTAAGCGTTTGTGTCTGAATAATCGCATTACTGATTTGAGCGCAAACCATTTCTACGATGTTTAATTCAGCTTGCTGCCAATTGCGACGTTGCTTTTGCTGTAGTACCAAGAAACCTAAGACTTTACCTTGGCTTTCTAAAGGCATTAGTAGCGCTGCTGGTAATTTATCTAAAACAAATACCGGAGCAATTGTAGAGGTATCTTTACGCCTATCTGAATTGTCATTTATAGTTACGGGTTTAGAAGCTTTATAGGCACGTTGAGATATACCGCAATCTGCCAGCGAGTAAGATTCTTCAAGAGATTTTAATTCTTCACAAAGCGAAGAATCTTCCTCCGTACACCATTCACTGACAACGGTAGCTTTAGCTTTGGGAATTTGGGTTTTGGCGCGAATTCTAAATAAGGGATCTGAGTATTTTAATAATATTAATAAACCACGGTCTGCTGCTAAAGCTTCTGCTGTAGAGGAAACCACCAACTGAAGCATCTGATTAAATTCTAAGTTGCTGCGGTTGAGTATAGTTAATTGCTGAATCAAACTTTGGTGCTGTTCGCTTTTTCGCACCTGCTGTTTTTGTGAAGCAATTATTCGTGATTGTGCTACTTGAGCAAAAGCAATAGCACAACAAGATTCCACAGCCCTTAAAAGTTGTTTTTCTGAATCACTCCACTCATAGGGTTCGCATTTTATGAGACTAATTACGCCGTTATTCTCACCGCCGAAACGGGTTGGAATTGCTAGTACAGCTTTTATTGGTAAAAGAAAATTTTGGCATCCAATTACTAAGCTTTCCTGAATTGTGGAAATATCGTCGATAGTAAATGGTTCGGCTGCACATTCTACCACCGGTAATTCCAATTGCTCTATTGAAAACGCTTCTGTTGGACTGGGTAAACCAAGATAATCTTTTTGAGCGCCCCAACTACCAGTAGTAGGCTCTTCTCGATTGCGATCGGTTACTAAACAACAGTAATCTACCTCGAAGGCACTTCCTACCAATCGAGCGATTTCTTGCAGCATCCTATCGGTAGGAGTACTACTAGAGATAATTTGATTGATTTCGTATACCAACCGATGGGCAGGTGTTTCCTGATGCTGCATCAGCTTAAAATGGTACTGTTCTAGGTCTTCTTGTTCATCTGGGCACTGCGGCGGCGATGTTATTATACGCTTTTTCATTTGTGGCACATTCTTGGATAATGACCCCATTGTCGTTTTACCCAACCTCCTGGTATTTTATTTACCTTGACTTTTTGTAACTGCACCCTAATGAACCAATTTCGGTTCTGCAAATAAATTCTTTCACCTGTTATAGCCCCTTTCTATCTAAAATGACTTTCGTCATTGGTATATTAAAAATCTTTCCGCGAGTAAATAAATATTATAAGTATACTGAAATGCTTCTCATACTTTGAGTAAGTCTTGGCGGATGCCAGTTAGCACTTTTTCTTTTCTCAGACCCAGAATATCCTTATCTACAAGTTCACACAAACCGTATTTTCTCTAGAGTAGAATCTAAGACTCTGCGAATACCATCCGCATTCCCACTGAAGACAAGAGCTATAATCGTACTATTTATTGCCGTCAAAAGCGACTTTCAAGATTTTTTGATGGCCGCTGGTATAAAAATTAGTTTCAATTGCCAACAAGTAAAAAAAGCAAATAGGGGATGGACTCGTTTATTTTAAGTTGAATGCGACTCGGACATCTATTTTTAACCTTCTAACTCCTATTGTTAAGGAACACTTACTTATTAGGCTCAAGGTTTGCATATGTCAAGTATTGCCATACCCCTTATTAATCATCAACATGCTGTTAAAAGCCTTTATAAAATACATACATTCCTTAGATTTTATTAATATAGTTTTTATATTAAATATTTAAAAACAAAAATAGACAACAATAAGGCAGCCCAATGATTGCTTCAGATAGAATCATTGGGCCCAGTTGTAAGAAAATAAATTAGCCTTTGTTACTCTCTACACTCAGAGGAACCATATCGCCGGTTTTTGTTAGTCCTAATAGCATTGGTTGTTGGGCTTGAATTAATTGACCTGTTAGTACGCAGCGTTCTTCCTGCTCGGATGTAGCGGCTATAGTTGCTCGAATGTCAGCACGCGAGAATCGCGGCTTCCACTCACCCGATTTTTGCTGGACATAATTCCATAAAATATCTCTAATTAATGCCTGATATCCTTGATTCCCTGACAGTTCTTTTAACTTATCTTTTAGCTCCCGTTCTAAGCGGATGCTTGTAACTTCCATTTCGGTTGTAGGGGTGCGAGCAATCGTATGCATGATTTTCTCCTTAAAACTATAGACAGGATAGTAATACAAGTGTAGTATGTTTATAGAAATGTTCAACAGGTGAAATTTTCTGTGATATCAATTCAGCCATACTCCACTTCCCCATCTGTTTCCAACTATCAAGCAAGTTGGGAATCAGCAGCCACGGGAGTGGAGTATTTATTTATGGGTGAATTTAATCGAAATCACGGGCAATTTAGACGAAGTAATCAAGATAGTGAATATACAAAAATTATTTATTTACTCAAACAGCTCAAACCAGATAAAACAAGCGGGAGGTACTGGCGATATAGCCGTACCAGATATTAAATAAAAGACTTCAGGAGTCAACATTTAACCCCCGCTTTCTTGAAAAAAGAAGCGGGGGTTTTTCATGAGGAGCCAAAATGCGATGAGCATAACGCAAGTACTAGAAAAATCCGTGGTCGTATTTTCACAAAATTACTTACCGCTATGTCGAGTCAACATTAAGCGGGCGGTCGTACTTTTAGTGACCCAAAAGGCAGAACCATTGGATATTACCACGGAAAGTGGTTGGTATATCAGCTCGCCTAACTTGATAGTCTACGTTCCGAAGCATATCCGTTTAAAGATTGCTTCTCGCGAGCGAGCATGGAAATTACCTCCCGTCAATAGACGCGGAATTTTACGTCGCGATCGCAATAGTTGCCAATACTGCGGTAGCAACAAAAATTTAACTCTCGATCACGTGATGCCCCGTTCTCGTGGTGGTCGTCATACCTGGGAAAACGTTGTTGCTGCTTGTTTTAATTGTAACTCTTGCAAAAGCAACCGTACCCCTAAAGAAGCTGGAATGCCACTTCGTACAAAACCTAAAGCACCCGTTCATCCGACTATTTCTTTTGCAGAACAGTTTTGGAAGGGTGTTGTGCAAGCCAACCTGGATTAACAGGAGAGCATGAGCAATGCTAAAACTTACTTATACAGAAAACAGTTTTTACCTAGAGCTTTTAACTCAGTCCGTAGAAGAATGGATACAAGCCCGAGTAATATTAACTTTACGAATCGGACAAAGCTTGTGCGTTGAACCCAGTACTGCATCTTTTTTGCTCCCTGCTGATTTACCGGGTTTAGGAAAACTACAGACTGAACTTAAACAAGATAATAACCGCGAAGTTATAGAGTTATATGCTTGCGATAGAGAGTTTTTAGAAGTTTCTCTAAGAGGTTATTGGCTGTCAGTTAGCTCTCAAAATATGAGCGGTGGTTTCGTTACGTCCATGAGCGACAACACAGAATGCTTCTTACACAAACTTTGGTTGGAAGCTCGTAAAAATGCTTCTGTTGCTATTGAGTAATTTGAATGCAGAACATTTTAGGCAATCTAGACGAGAACAATCTTACTTCTGGTCTAGTTTGTCGTACAATTTTTGATTTTTGATTTCTTATTTCTGAATTAAAAAAAATTATAAAACCCCTTGACGATTTTGTAGTATAATTGTAGTATTAAATTATTGAAGCGCAAGACAAATATTTCTAAACCTAAAAAAGGCTAATCATTATATCTGTTTATTGCTGAAAGTATAAATATTATTCCGAACCTTGGAAACTGAATAATATGTTGTATTAATCCTAATTCCAAATTACAGATTATACTTGCCTCGTATCCTAACAGATAAAGCTTACATACTTTTTCGTAACTATAACGACCCTAAGGTAGCGATATTCAGGTAACTGAATCAGCGACAGCATTCACAGTCTCACGTTAGACTCCGGATGCGTGCCCACTGCTTGGATAAAACCAAGTAAGAGCGGTAGTAATGTCATAGCTTTTTCAACTTGTACGAGGGAAAAATTAAGTTAGCAGTTAGGATTTATAGCTGATAACTAACAACTAACAACGAATAATTCGTTTCGCGCCCCGATATAAAAAGCTTACATACTAGCTCATTGGTAGAGCATTCGGCTATTAACCGACTGGTAGTAGGTTCAAATCCTGCGTATGAACAACAGCTTTTTAAACTTGCGCGAGATGATTAAAAATAAAATTTAAAAATCTAAATCTAAATTAATAAACCTTAATTGGTTGATGATGGAAGTGCATTATGTCTGTTCAAGTTTTAGAAATTGTAGAACAATTAAAATCATTGAGTTTAGTTGAAACAACTGAGTTAGTTAAACAAATTGAAGATACTTTTAATATCGATGCTTCTCGATATCAAATTAAAGTACCTGTTGTAACTGATCAGATTACAGATGAGAAAGAAGTTGAAAGTCAGCAAACAGAATTTGATGTAGTCTTAGAAGAAGTTCCCTCTAATAAAAAGATTGCAATTCTGAAATTGATACGAGGGATAACAGGTTTAGGTTTGAAAGAAGCAAAAGACTTTGTTGATTCAGTTCCTCAAACTGTTAAAACCGGAATTGCAATTGCGGAAGCTGAAGATATTAAACAACAATTGGAAGCTGTGGAAGCGAAAGTTTCTCTAAAGTAATTGAGAATGAATGACGAAACTAGGAATTACAAAACAGAAGCTGATATCAAGAGTTTGATTGCTAAGTTTGAAAATTTTACCTTACCGCGTTCGGAATGGAATCATCAAGCGCATTTAACTGTTGCGCTATGGTATCTGAATCGCGATGACGAACAAGAAGCTATAAATATTATTCGTCAAAGTATTCAAAGGTATAACGCGGCTATGGGTATCAAAACTACCAAAGATGGTGGTTATCACGAAACTCTAACTCTGTTTTGGGTTCGGATGGTGAGTCACTATTTATCGGTTAATAAAGAAAAAAGTTCTATCCCAGAAACGACAATTGCTATTTATAGAATTTACAGAGATAAGCATTTACCGTTTCAATATTACAGTCGGGATTTACTGATGTCTTGGGAAGCTCGTACTAATTGGGTAGAACCTGATTTTAAACCTTTGATTTGAATTAATAGAAATTGTTGCCGTGTCCCAACAAAGAAAGCTTACATACTAGCCAAACGGTAAAGGCGAAGGACTTAAGTTCCTTTATTTCCGGGTTCGATTCCTGGGTATAAACAAACAGCTTTATTAACTTACATGGCGACATTGAAAAATCATAATTTCTATTATCTAAACTACAGTAATTATTGCTGCGCCCTAACTGAAAAAGCTTACATACTCACCTAGTGGCCTAAGGTACTTGACTCATAATCAAGCAACTCGAAAGAGTTCGTGGGTACCCTTCGGGAACACCTTCGGTGAACAAATCCCACCTATGAACAAACGGCTTTTTCAACCTGCGCGGCAACATATAAATTAGTTTGTAGTTGCACTTTAGCGCTCTAAAAAAAGTTTCTACGACATTTTTTGACATCAAATAAATAGTAATTGTTGCCGCATCCTAACTTTGAAAGCTTACATACTAGCCAAATGGTAAGGCGAAGGTAATGGGTACCTTAATTTCTAGGTTCGATTCCTGGGTATATCAACAACAGCTTTTTTGACTTGTGCGGTGATGTTTAAAAGATGCGCGGTCATCGCTACTACGAACCAATTAATTATATACATAAAAGATAGTTGTTGCCGCGCCCAAATGAGCAGGAGCTTACATACAAAATCTCTCTCCGGAAGGTTTTAATCAAGTAATAAAGCTCCTCAAACTTGCGCGGTGATGATAAAAAAATCATTGACAAGCGTGCGACTTCTATCTCCGTAATCCAAAATTGTTAGTGGAGATGAAAAAATGAATACAGCAGAAAAAGATTTACGTTTAGAATTAATTAATACCTTACTAACCACTCCTCACCGCGAGTTAGAAAAGGTAGCAGAATTTCACAAAATAATTATTGAACTTGACCCGCTTTTTTACGGACATTTGGCTGTATGGTATCAGCAAAATGGTGATGTCCGCGACCATAAGGAAGTTTTTGTGGGACATTTGTTAACTAGCAATATTGAAGAACATCGGGATGCTGGTTTTGTAATGTTACAGGAATTCCCTCCTTATCAAGTTGCTCGGATTGTGGACTTTATGAAGCAGCAACGTGGTAAAGTTCCGCGTTCAACACGTACTGCTGTGACTCGTTATTTGAAAGCACGGGAGATAAACCCACAATTTTTTGACCGTGCGGCTTTACGGGGACGTAAAGCGATGAAGCATTTGTATGCGACATTGCACATCAAACCAGGTCAGCGTGCGGATGCTGTGCTGTTTAAAGGGACACCACCCGAAGACAGTCTTGCTTATATGTTGAAGCAAATAGCGAAGGCTGAAACTCCAGCGGAACAAGCAGCTTTGATTGTTGAGCATAATATTCCCTACACTATCGCTATTGGAGCGGTGAAGCAATTAACACCGACTGTATTAGTGGCTTTAATTAACTCCATGTCACCGCAAGAGGTTATTAACAACCTGAAATCATTGCAAGCTCGGGGTGCGATGGAACACCCAGAAGTAAAAGCTTTGATTGATGGGAAGTTAGAGGAAGGTGCAGTAAGTAAGCGAGTATCTGCATTCAAAGCGACTGTTGCTAACGATGCAGCTAAATTAGATGCTACAACTGCTGCAAAGCTTGAAAAAGTCGCCAACGAGCAAGTTAAGAAACGCGGAAAAATTCGTAAATCAACAGCTTTACTGGTTGATAAATCTGGTTCGATGGATAAAGCGATTGAAATCGGTAAGCGTTTAGCTGCGATGATTTCGGGTATTACTCAAGCTGATTTATTTGTCTACGCTTTTGATAATATGCCTTATCCGGTGAAAGCAGAAGGAAGCGAGTTGAGTGATTGGGAACGCGCTTTCAAGATGATTAAAGCTGGTGGTGGTACAAGCTGTGGTTGTGCTGTGGAAGCAATGCGTTTGAGAAAGCAAGTTGTCGAACAGTTCATCATGGTGACTGACGAAGGTGAAAACTCAGCACCTTATTTTGCAGAAGCTTACAGCAAGTACAGTAAAGATTTAGGTGTTACACCCGAAGTAATTATTGTCAGAGTTGGTTACGCAAGCAATTGGGTAGAAGCCCAATTAAAGCAGAAGCAAGTACAGGTAGATACCTTTACTTTCAACGGTGATTACTACTCTTTACCTAACCTGGTTCCATTGTTGTCTCGTCCGTCAAGATTGGAATTGTTGATGGAAATTATGGAGACTGCTTTACCTATTCGGGATGATAAGTAAACAGGTTAAAGGTTAAAGGTTTAGTTAAAAATTAGAAATTAATTATCCGTGTCATCAGTGTCATCTATTTAATCCGTGATATTGAATAATGGTGAATATCAACGCAACAATTGACTTTGATGAATCAGCCTTTTATTCGCAATCCTAAGTTGACTGTGAACGAACAACTTAAACAAACCATTTCTGTGGTTGGTGAAAATATTCGAGTTCGTCGGTTTGTGAGGTTTGTTTTGGGAGAAAAGATTGATTAACCTCACCCCAACCCTCTTCTTAACAAGGAGAGGGAGCTTTAAATTCTGGAGGTGATATTAATGAGTAATATGCAAACTGCTTATAAGTTAGCTGCTGCTTCTGTACGTCAGCGCTTTGCGGAGCAGCATCCAAAAATATTGGATATTTTAAATCTAATTAGTAAAGATGATATTGCGGTTTATTCTGGTAGTTTCGATAAGGTTGAAGAGGTTTTAAAGTCTTTGACGGTTCCTTATAATATGAATCCAAACTCTGCAAAACTTAAGGCTGAAATTGCTTTTATGAATTGTTCTGGTAGTTACGATAATAAATTAATTACAGATTTATCAAAACAAGTTGAAAACGGTAAGTATTTAGTAAGTTCTGATTGGGCTTTGGGTCATTTTATCGCAAAAGCTTTTCCTAATACTGTAAAGCCGACTAAAAATACGACAAAAGATGAAGTTATTTCCGTTGAAGCTAATTTAAACAGTTTATGGTCTGAAGTTGTTGTTTTGGGTGCAGATCCACAGTGGTGGTTGGAAACTAGCAGTCATCCAATTGAGATATTAAACCCCGACAAGGTAAGAATTGAAGCTGCTAGCCACGATTTACTAAGAGGTTATAATGCTCCGGTGGTAGCTGTTAGTTTTGATTGGGGAAAGGGTCATGTTTTTCATGTAATTTCTCATTTTTGGTGTAAGAGAACGCGAAATTTAACACCCAGGCATCAAGCTCCCTGTACTGACTTTCTCGAAGCTGGTATGAAGTTGAGCCCCGAAGGGATTGAAAAGGTTTTGCGGGAAACTAATATTCAAGCTAATACTTTAAATTTTGCTCAGATTCAAAGTGCTGCGACTGCCACTGAGTTGATTGCCCAATTATGTGTTAAAGCTGTTGGGAAGCTAGTGATGAGCCGTTAAAAATTACGAATTATACTTACTCTTTGGATAAAAAATACAGCAAATTCATCATCCTTTTAACTTTTGGATACTTATAAAGGTTGACATAATTATTGAATTCGCAATACAAATGTAGTACGCAATGAATAATATCTAGTTAAACCAAATTCAAGCATTCTAAATTATCTATAAATAACTGTATTTATAGCCTCGTGACTTTCCAAGAGAGGTGAAATATGAGCATATTCAAAGTCGAAGTTGTCGAAATTAATCGTGTCGAATCTCATCCCAATGCTGATAGATTAGATATTGTCTCCATGAGCGGAATGGGATATCAAGTTATTTCAGCAAAGGGTAATTTTCAAGTTGGTGATTTAGCTTTTTATTTTCCTATTGATAGTATTATCCCTGACAAGTACGTGGAAGAATTCGGGATAGGTTCTTATTATTCAAAAAAGCTTCGTGCTGCAAAACTACGGGGAATCTTTTCGGAAGGTTTGCTGATTCCCGTTGGTGAAAACTTTACAGGGAATATTGGAGATGATTATACAGAACACTTCGGAATTACTAAATATGAATATCCAATTCCTAAAACAATGAATGGGGACATGGAAAATCATATCGGACATTATAAATTCCCTGCTCCTCAGCATCTAAAGCGCTATCCTGATATCTTTGTTAATTGAGAAGAAGTAGTAATTACCGAGAAAATACACGGAACTAACTTTACTGTTTTAGTAGACGCTGATTCTACAGTAAAAATTGGCAGCCACAACTACTTTTGGAAAGATAACGAAACTAACAAAAACCTTGTTTACATTCGCGCTTATCACGAAAGCGAAGCTTTACAAAAACTTCCAGCAGATACTCAAGTTTTTGGAGAAATCTATGGCGTACAGGATATTAAATACAGTTTAAAAAACGGTAAAATCGGTGTTGCTTTATTTGCTGTACGTCGCGGTAAAGATTTTCTTAATTACCAAGATTTTGTTGCTTTCTGCCAAGAGTTTGATTTACCAACAGCACCACTACTTTACTCTGGTGCTTACAGTAGAGAAATTGTTTCTAAATTCAATAATAAAGATAGCGCACTTTCCCCAGATTGCATGATGGAAGGTGTAGTTATTCAACCGGCAATAGAAAGAACTCATCCACTTTTCGGAAGAGTAACTTTGAAATTAATTAGTGATAGATATTTGCTTCGTAAAGGCGGAAGCGAACTGCATTAATTTGGTAATGGGTAATACCCTCAGACTAGAAGTCTGGGGCTACATAAACAAAGCCCACCTGCGTGGGCTAATAAACGGTTTGAAAAATGAATAATAACCTAATACTTTTTAACTTTCTCGAACATTTATCCCTTCACAATCAACCTTTTGTATTACGACATAACGGTAAACCACCGGAATGGGATGATGAAGTGTTGCATCAAGAAGCATATAATTATAATCCCGAATTGTACGCTCTTTTTAGCGTTATCGAAACAGTTACACCAGAACAGCGTTTACGCATTCTTTTTCAAATTTTAAGAGCTTCTCGAAAAGGGTTT comes from Rivularia sp. PCC 7116 and encodes:
- a CDS encoding GAF domain-containing protein; translated protein: MGSLSKNVPQMKKRIITSPPQCPDEQEDLEQYHFKLMQHQETPAHRLVYEINQIISSSTPTDRMLQEIARLVGSAFEVDYCCLVTDRNREEPTTGSWGAQKDYLGLPSPTEAFSIEQLELPVVECAAEPFTIDDISTIQESLVIGCQNFLLPIKAVLAIPTRFGGENNGVISLIKCEPYEWSDSEKQLLRAVESCCAIAFAQVAQSRIIASQKQQVRKSEQHQSLIQQLTILNRSNLEFNQMLQLVVSSTAEALAADRGLLILLKYSDPLFRIRAKTQIPKAKATVVSEWCTEEDSSLCEELKSLEESYSLADCGISQRAYKASKPVTINDNSDRRKDTSTIAPVFVLDKLPAALLMPLESQGKVLGFLVLQQKQRRNWQQAELNIVEMVCAQISNAIIQTQTLKQVQTLVDERTAQLQRSLEVQAKLYERTRQYVEQLRELNELKDEFLSNMSDRLRYPLTNMRMALRNLRQPQIDEVRQARYLDILEQECTKEINLINDLLTLQKLETHQERPQFETIDLNTKIQETVANFDKKLAEKGLSISLELPPEPLKLQTEVESFDRILQELLTNTYKYSEHDTSVELKVSQIRDRVAKQLQIQIINVGRGISEEEATFIFDKFRRGKGRWTPGTGLGLALVKSLIQHLNGEINVESTPCEDSELSKICFTLTFPQFSDDSEASNPS
- a CDS encoding HNH endonuclease, with the protein product MSITQVLEKSVVVFSQNYLPLCRVNIKRAVVLLVTQKAEPLDITTESGWYISSPNLIVYVPKHIRLKIASRERAWKLPPVNRRGILRRDRNSCQYCGSNKNLTLDHVMPRSRGGRHTWENVVAACFNCNSCKSNRTPKEAGMPLRTKPKAPVHPTISFAEQFWKGVVQANLD
- a CDS encoding alr0857 family protein codes for the protein MLKLTYTENSFYLELLTQSVEEWIQARVILTLRIGQSLCVEPSTASFLLPADLPGLGKLQTELKQDNNREVIELYACDREFLEVSLRGYWLSVSSQNMSGGFVTSMSDNTECFLHKLWLEARKNASVAIE
- the rplL gene encoding 50S ribosomal protein L7/L12 yields the protein MSVQVLEIVEQLKSLSLVETTELVKQIEDTFNIDASRYQIKVPVVTDQITDEKEVESQQTEFDVVLEEVPSNKKIAILKLIRGITGLGLKEAKDFVDSVPQTVKTGIAIAEAEDIKQQLEAVEAKVSLK
- a CDS encoding VWA domain-containing protein, encoding MNTAEKDLRLELINTLLTTPHRELEKVAEFHKIIIELDPLFYGHLAVWYQQNGDVRDHKEVFVGHLLTSNIEEHRDAGFVMLQEFPPYQVARIVDFMKQQRGKVPRSTRTAVTRYLKAREINPQFFDRAALRGRKAMKHLYATLHIKPGQRADAVLFKGTPPEDSLAYMLKQIAKAETPAEQAALIVEHNIPYTIAIGAVKQLTPTVLVALINSMSPQEVINNLKSLQARGAMEHPEVKALIDGKLEEGAVSKRVSAFKATVANDAAKLDATTAAKLEKVANEQVKKRGKIRKSTALLVDKSGSMDKAIEIGKRLAAMISGITQADLFVYAFDNMPYPVKAEGSELSDWERAFKMIKAGGGTSCGCAVEAMRLRKQVVEQFIMVTDEGENSAPYFAEAYSKYSKDLGVTPEVIIVRVGYASNWVEAQLKQKQVQVDTFTFNGDYYSLPNLVPLLSRPSRLELLMEIMETALPIRDDK
- a CDS encoding translation elongation factor Ts, which translates into the protein MNQPFIRNPKLTVNEQLKQTISVVGENIRVRRFVRFVLGEKID
- a CDS encoding RNA ligase family protein, producing MTEKIHGTNFTVLVDADSTVKIGSHNYFWKDNETNKNLVYIRAYHESEALQKLPADTQVFGEIYGVQDIKYSLKNGKIGVALFAVRRGKDFLNYQDFVAFCQEFDLPTAPLLYSGAYSREIVSKFNNKDSALSPDCMMEGVVIQPAIERTHPLFGRVTLKLISDRYLLRKGGSELH